A genomic window from Gossypium hirsutum isolate 1008001.06 chromosome D10, Gossypium_hirsutum_v2.1, whole genome shotgun sequence includes:
- the LOC107938189 gene encoding 21 kDa seed protein, protein MKTTTASVFLLFIIFSITPLSFSFGVANTTNAPVLDSDGNELRTGTPYFVLSSIWGAGGGGLALGMPRGKPCPEVVAQRGSGDDGIPVIFSNSDSNDGVVRLSSDINIEFIPLRPRFCQTTTVWKVDDYDHSAGKWWVITDGVKGNPGANTLTSWFRIEKAGDLDYTFKYCPAVCGTCPALCNKITRDSDGEMIRLALSAGHGWPFFFKKLQTSAMEIEQVVHN, encoded by the coding sequence ATGAAAACCACAACAGCTTCGGTGTTTCTTCTTTTCATCATCTTCTCAATCACACCATTGTCCTTTTCGTTTGGTGTGGCCAACACTACAAACGCTCCTGTGCTCGACAGTGATGGCAACGAGCTCCGCACAGGCACCCCATACTTCGTTCTGTCGTCGATATGGGGTGCTGGTGGTGGGGGGCTTGCCCTAGGCATGCCTAGAGGAAAGCCATGCCCGGAAGTCGTTGCTCAAAGAGGATCCGGTGACGATGGTATTCCGGTGATATTTTCTAATTCGGACTCCAACGATGGCGTTGTTCGCCTATCCTCTGACATAAACATAGAGTTCATTCCCCTCAGACCCAGATTTTGCCAAACAACAACGGTGTGGAAGGTCGATGATTACGACCACTCAGCCGGAAAATGGTGGGTGATAACCGATGGGGTTAAAGGGAACCCAGGTGCCAACACTTTGACCAGTTGGTTTAGAATAGAGAAGGCGGGTGATCTTGATTACACATTTAAGTACTGCCCCGCTGTATGTGGAACATGCCCAGCCTTATGCAACAAAATTACGAGAGACTCAGATGGAGAAATGATACGTTTGGCTCTCTCCGCTGGCCATGGATGGCCATTTTTCTTTAAGAAACTTCAAACATCAGCCATGGAGATTGAACAAGTTGTTCATAATTAG
- the LOC107938188 gene encoding 21 kDa seed protein: MKTTTASVFLLFIIFSITPSSFSFGVANTTNAPVLDSDGNELRTGTPYFVVSSIWGAGGGGLDPGRPRGKPCPEVVAQRGSGDNGIPVIFSNSDSKDGVVRLSSDINIAFVPLRPKFCETTTVWKVADYDHSAGKWWVITDGVKGNPGANTLTSWFRIEKTTTDFDYTFKYCPAVCGTCPALCNQIVRDFDGEMVRLALTTGHGWPFIFKKVGKSAMEIEQVVHN, encoded by the coding sequence ATGAAAACCACAACAGCTTCGGTGTTTCTTCTTTTCATCATCTTCTCGATCACACCATCGTCCTTTTCGTTTGGTGTGGCCAACACTACAAACGCTCCTGTGCTCGACAGTGATGGCAACGAGCTCCGCACTGGCACCCCATACTTCGTTGTGTCGTCGATATGGGGTGCTGGTGGTGGGGGGCTTGACCCAGGCAGGCCTAGAGGAAAGCCATGCCCGGAAGTCGTTGCTCAAAGAGGATCTGGTGACAATGGTATTCCGGTGATATTTTCTAATTCGGACTCCAAAGATGGCGTTGTTCGCCTATCCTCTGACATAAACATAGCGTTCGTTCCCCTCAGACCCAAATTTTGCGAAACAACAACGGTGTGGAAGGTCGCTGATTACGACCACTCAGCCGGAAAATGGTGGGTGATAACCGATGGGGTTAAAGGGAACCCAGGTGCCAACACTTTGACCAGTTGGTTTAGAATCGAGAAGACGACTACTGATTTTGATTACACATTTAAGTACTGCCCCGCAGTATGTGGAACATGCCCAGCCTTATGCAACCAAATTGTGAGAGACTTTGATGGAGAAATGGTACGTTTGGCTCTCACCACTGGCCATGGATGGCCATTTATCTTTAAGAAAGTTGGAAAATCAGCCATGGAGATTGAACAAGTTGTTCATAATTAG